The Candidatus Hydrogenedentota bacterium genome includes a window with the following:
- a CDS encoding formylglycine-generating enzyme family protein, giving the protein MRVISFVFPVLALGLASVFTVAGAGELPKQPASAEPVAVSSGGAPAAGEQRTFAGIEFCWVPAGTFMMGSPASEQDRQPNEVQHEVTITKGFWIGKYEVTQAQWEAAMGNNPAKFVNAASPVEQVSHDDCQRFVETLNQRGEGTFRLPTEAEWEYACRAGTKSAYSFGDDKSVFDQYARARHEVVKKPEPETKDAKQPQVAAEEAEEEEDKERGTLPVGSLKQNPWGLHDMHGNVAEWCSDWFGEYPAGPATDPEGAESGHLRITRGGHWDYSPAFIRSAYRNYNLPDRSYGNLGLRLVRVAD; this is encoded by the coding sequence ATGCGCGTTATTTCGTTTGTATTTCCGGTACTGGCGCTCGGGTTGGCGAGTGTATTCACGGTGGCCGGCGCCGGAGAACTGCCGAAGCAGCCGGCGTCCGCCGAACCCGTAGCAGTAAGTTCCGGCGGCGCTCCCGCGGCGGGGGAGCAGCGGACGTTCGCGGGTATCGAGTTCTGCTGGGTCCCGGCAGGAACGTTCATGATGGGCAGTCCGGCGAGCGAGCAGGACAGACAGCCCAACGAAGTGCAGCATGAAGTAACTATTACGAAGGGATTCTGGATCGGCAAGTACGAAGTGACCCAGGCGCAATGGGAAGCGGCGATGGGGAACAACCCCGCGAAGTTCGTCAACGCTGCGAGTCCTGTCGAGCAGGTCTCACACGATGATTGCCAACGGTTCGTTGAGACGTTGAATCAACGCGGGGAGGGCACGTTCCGGTTGCCGACGGAGGCGGAATGGGAGTATGCCTGCCGGGCCGGCACCAAGAGTGCGTACAGTTTTGGGGATGACAAATCGGTATTCGACCAGTATGCGAGGGCGCGGCACGAGGTCGTGAAGAAGCCGGAGCCGGAAACCAAGGACGCGAAACAACCGCAGGTAGCAGCGGAAGAGGCGGAAGAGGAGGAGGACAAGGAACGCGGGACGCTACCTGTCGGATCGCTCAAGCAGAACCCTTGGGGTCTGCACGACATGCACGGGAACGTGGCGGAGTGGTGTTCGGACTGGTTCGGCGAGTATCCGGCCGGGCCGGCGACGGACCCCGAGGGCGCGGAGTCCGGGCACCTGCGCATTACGCGCGGAGGTCACTGGGATTATTCACCCGCCTTCATTCGGTCCGCGTATCGCAATTACAATTTGCCGGATCGCAGTTACGGTAATCTTGGTTTGCGTCTGGTGAGGGTTGCGGATTGA